The DNA window GGCCTGGATGAACAACGTGCCGGCGGTGATCGTCAATATCCAGCGCCAGCCCGGCACCAACGTGATCGAGGTGGTCGACCGCATCAAGCGCCAGCTGCCGCAGCTGACCGCCTCGCTTCCGGCCGCGGTCGACGTCGCCGTGCTGACCGATCGCACCATCACCATCCGCGCTTCGGTGCGCGACGTGCAGATCGAGCTCGCCTTCGCCATCGCCCTGGTCGTGCTGGTGATCTTCCTTTTCCTGCGCAACGTCCGCGCCACCCTCATCCCGAGCGTGGCCGTGCCGCTGTCGCTGGTCGGCACCTTCGGCTTCATGTACCTCGCCGGGTTCTCCATCAACAACCTGACGCTGATGGCGCTGGTGGTGGCAACCGGGTTCGTGGTCGACGACGCGATCGTGGTGATCGAGAACATCTCGCGCTACCTGGAGCGGGGCGACACGCCGCTCGAAGCGGCGCTCAAGGGCTCGCAGCAGATCGGATTCACCATCATCTCGCTCACCATCTCGCTGGTGGCGGTGCTGATCCCGCTGCTGTTCATGGGCGATGTGGTCGGCCGGCTGTTTCGCGAGTTCGCCGTCACGCTCGCCGTCGCGATCCTGATCTCGGGGGTCGTCTCGCTCACCCTCACTCCGATGATGTGCGCGCGGCTCATCCGGCACATCCCGGAGCAGGAGCAAAGCCGCTTCTACCGCGCCAGCCAGGGCGTGTTCGATCGCGTGATCCGCCGCTACGGGGTCATGCTCGAATGGGTTCTCAAGCACCAGGGCCTCACGCTGCTGGTGGTGATCGGCACGCTCGCGCTCACCGCGGCGCTGTACTTTGCGGTGCCCAAGGGCTTCTTTCCGCTGCAGGATACCGGCGCGATCCTGGGCATCACGGAGGCCGAGCAAAGCGTGTCGTTCCGCGCCATGGCCGAGCGCCAGGAGGCGATCGCGCGGGTCGTGCTGGAGGATCCCGCGGTCGTGAGCCTGTCCTCGTTCATCGGCGTGGACGGCGTCAACACCACGCTCAACAGCGGGCGCATGCTGATCAACCTGAAACCGCTGGCCGCGCGCGATGTCCGTGCCGTCGATGTGATCCGGCGCTTGCAGCCGCGGCTCGCCGAGTTGCACGGCATCACGCTTTACATGCAGCCGGTGCAGGACCTGTCGATCGAGGATCGCATCAGCCGCAACCAGTACCAGTTCACGCTCGAGTCGCCCGACGGCGCCTTGCTTTCCGCCTGGGTGCCCAGGCTGGTCGAAAGGCTGCGAGGCTCGCCGCTGCTCACCGACGTCGCCTCGGATCTGCAGGACCGGGGCCTGCAGGTGTTTCTCGATATCGACCGCGACAGCGCGGGACGCCTGGGCATCACGCCGGCAGCGATCAACACCGCACTCTACAATGCCTTCGGCCAGCGGCTGGTTTCGACCATCTTCACGCAGTCGAGTCAGTATCGGGTCGTGCTGGAGGTGCAGGAGGCATTCCGCCGCGGCCCCGAAGCCGTGGATGACATTTACGTCGCCTCCTCCTCCGGCCAGCAGGTGCCGCTGTCCTCGCTCGCGCGCGTGAGCGTCGGCAACGCCATGCTCGCGATCAATCACGTCGGCCAGTTTCCGGCCGCTACGATCTCGTTCAATCTCGCCCGCGGCGCATCGCTCGGCAACGCCGTCGACCTGGTGGAGGCCGCCGAGCGCGAGATCGGCCTGCCGCCCGCGATCCAGACCAATTTCCAGGGCGC is part of the Betaproteobacteria bacterium genome and encodes:
- a CDS encoding MdtB/MuxB family multidrug efflux RND transporter permease subunit, which gives rise to MNPSRLFIMRPVATTLLMVAILLSGMVAYRQLATSALPDVDYPTIQVFTFYPGGSPEVLASTVTAPLERQFGQIPGLKQMSSTSSGGASVITLQFDLEVPLDVAEQGVQAAINAGSNLLPNDLPAPPVYSKVNPADAPILTLGLSSATLPLPEIQNLADTRLAQKISQVTGVGLVTLAGGQRPAVRVQANPKALAANGLNLEDLRGAIVAANVKRAKGNIDTPSRSYVIDANDQLRSAQEYRSVVIAYRNGAPVFLSDVADVTEDAENVRLAAWMNNVPAVIVNIQRQPGTNVIEVVDRIKRQLPQLTASLPAAVDVAVLTDRTITIRASVRDVQIELAFAIALVVLVIFLFLRNVRATLIPSVAVPLSLVGTFGFMYLAGFSINNLTLMALVVATGFVVDDAIVVIENISRYLERGDTPLEAALKGSQQIGFTIISLTISLVAVLIPLLFMGDVVGRLFREFAVTLAVAILISGVVSLTLTPMMCARLIRHIPEQEQSRFYRASQGVFDRVIRRYGVMLEWVLKHQGLTLLVVIGTLALTAALYFAVPKGFFPLQDTGAILGITEAEQSVSFRAMAERQEAIARVVLEDPAVVSLSSFIGVDGVNTTLNSGRMLINLKPLAARDVRAVDVIRRLQPRLAELHGITLYMQPVQDLSIEDRISRNQYQFTLESPDGALLSAWVPRLVERLRGSPLLTDVASDLQDRGLQVFLDIDRDSAGRLGITPAAINTALYNAFGQRLVSTIFTQSSQYRVVLEVQEAFRRGPEAVDDIYVASSSGQQVPLSSLARVSVGNAMLAINHVGQFPAATISFNLARGASLGNAVDLVEAAEREIGLPPAIQTNFQGAAASFRESLGDTLLLVLAAVVTMYIVLGVLYESFIHPVTILSTLPTATVGALAALLLAGNQVDIIAVIGIILLIGIVKKNAIMMIDFALDAERSEGLAPREAIFQACLLRFRPILMTTLAALLGALPLMLGTGVGSELRHPLGLTMVGGLIVSQVLTLFTTPVIYLAFDRLARRMRARPASARPAA